The following proteins are encoded in a genomic region of Paenibacillus sp. FSL R7-0273:
- a CDS encoding sensor histidine kinase — protein sequence MHYNLTILLQLFERAALLLMCLFVLTRLPRFKEIFIKGAYAPQELAMVTVIFSLFAILGTYTGINVEGSLVNVRIIAIVAGGILFGPWVGMITGLISGIHRFLIDIGGVTSVPCLITSITAGVVSGVIYRRTSPDKRWIAGILAGMACEALTMVLILVMANPASLGADIVSKIAFPMIAGQICVGFIVMLVQSVEGEKERIAAKQSKLALDIANKTLPYFRNINPRSLRIICEIIKDDIGADAVAITDTGHIRAYVGVGEEYYMETDDIISEETKKTISSGEITIRDDDTEYMNRAIRSLIIIPLKEKGEVTGALKIYYTKAHKITYSLQAMAVGLSQMISTLMEVSRVEGIKEMANKAELKALQTSINPHFLFNALNAIASSIRIDPGKARELIVNLSGYMRYNLELTDEFIDIRRELQQVQQYVEIEKARFGSRLSVEYDIDEVEVRIPSLIIQPLVENAIVHGILKAKGQGTVTISVKDLGEAVRVGITDTGAGISEETVERVYSGNMPDNKIGLYNVHQRVKLIYGQGLTIQRLDKGTDIYFDVKKEQR from the coding sequence GTGCATTATAACCTGACGATTCTGCTGCAATTGTTCGAGCGGGCGGCGCTGCTGCTGATGTGCCTGTTCGTGCTGACCCGTCTGCCGCGCTTTAAGGAAATTTTTATAAAAGGGGCGTATGCTCCGCAGGAGCTGGCTATGGTGACAGTGATATTCAGCCTGTTTGCCATATTGGGAACGTATACCGGAATCAACGTGGAAGGCTCGCTCGTGAACGTGCGGATCATTGCCATTGTAGCCGGAGGTATTCTTTTCGGACCCTGGGTAGGGATGATTACGGGACTGATCTCGGGCATTCACCGGTTTCTGATAGATATCGGGGGTGTTACTTCGGTGCCCTGTCTGATTACCAGCATCACAGCCGGGGTGGTCTCCGGAGTGATCTACAGGCGCACTTCACCGGACAAACGCTGGATTGCCGGTATTCTGGCCGGTATGGCCTGTGAAGCGCTGACGATGGTGCTGATCCTTGTGATGGCTAACCCGGCTTCGCTTGGTGCGGATATTGTATCGAAGATTGCTTTTCCGATGATTGCCGGCCAGATTTGCGTCGGGTTCATTGTTATGCTGGTGCAGAGTGTGGAGGGGGAGAAGGAACGGATTGCCGCGAAGCAGTCCAAGCTGGCGCTGGATATTGCGAATAAAACGCTGCCGTATTTCCGTAACATTAATCCCCGGTCGCTGCGGATCATCTGTGAAATTATCAAGGACGATATCGGGGCTGATGCCGTCGCCATTACCGATACCGGGCATATCCGCGCTTATGTCGGCGTGGGTGAGGAGTACTACATGGAGACAGATGACATTATCAGCGAGGAGACGAAGAAAACAATCAGCAGCGGAGAAATTACAATCCGCGATGATGATACGGAGTATATGAACCGGGCGATCCGCTCGCTGATCATCATTCCGCTTAAGGAGAAGGGTGAAGTAACCGGAGCACTGAAAATTTATTACACCAAAGCCCACAAAATCACCTATTCCCTGCAGGCGATGGCTGTCGGTCTTTCGCAGATGATCTCCACGCTGATGGAGGTATCCCGGGTCGAGGGGATCAAGGAGATGGCCAATAAGGCGGAGCTGAAGGCGCTGCAGACCAGCATCAACCCGCACTTTCTGTTTAATGCGCTGAATGCGATTGCTTCCTCCATCCGTATCGATCCGGGCAAGGCACGGGAGCTGATCGTCAATCTGTCCGGCTATATGCGCTACAATCTCGAGCTGACCGATGAATTCATTGACATCCGGCGTGAGCTGCAGCAGGTTCAGCAGTACGTGGAGATCGAGAAGGCGCGGTTCGGTAGCCGGCTATCGGTGGAGTATGATATCGACGAGGTTGAGGTGCGTATTCCGAGCCTGATTATTCAGCCGCTGGTGGAGAATGCGATTGTACACGGTATTTTGAAGGCGAAGGGCCAGGGTACAGTAACGATCTCGGTAAAAGACCTGGGTGAGGCGGTGCGGGTCGGCATTACCGATACCGGTGCCGGAATCAGTGAGGAGACGGTCGAGCGGGTCTACAGCGGGAATATGCCGGATAACAAAATCGGTCTGTACAATGTACACCAGCGGGTAAAGCTGATTTATGGCCAGGGTCTGACCATCCAGAGGCTTGATAAAGGGACGGACATTTATTTTGACGTCAAAAAGGAGCAGCGATGA
- a CDS encoding methyl-accepting chemotaxis protein, which translates to MRVHRSTKVLFVLLLLSVGLYGLWIDISWLHKLVYLVLMAGLGGLAWNTYRSGIHRDKQLEEARDQIERLGNEIVVTSDKLHGALEEISRHTEGLQQTADYSHAYEVDLQVRSNEAKANIEGAFATMGGVAEVTAQISGLTERLGASMEDASRGMTDMVGSLRNTDEVMAELQGRSGDMLNEFNILSGHIAVVEEINSLIVGIVNETSLLALNASIEAARAGEQGRGFEVVAARIRQLADQSRSSVERSSEVLLDINNGVRQVLESAAKEQTAVSQGVHEVAAVKLRLSDVSARMAEVGTAVADTVAAASRQGGLIEAATGELKGAVGIVNETIAGVDLTLEQVMRQRSQIGQLNEISASLLGESQALQQSVSRIAGENTAAATLNTGRLEEMQGVLQELAARQELYVPDSASHGSVLAACMKRVPEVQAIWSNRTDGTFIFSEPAAGLMNAKRREWWSGAMTEGEYVSSPYVSAITKRSCITLSRAIKNSRGETVGVIGIDLAV; encoded by the coding sequence ATGCGGGTTCACCGGAGTACAAAAGTCCTGTTCGTTCTGCTGTTACTGTCAGTTGGTTTATACGGTTTGTGGATTGACATCAGTTGGCTGCATAAGCTGGTATACCTGGTGCTGATGGCGGGGCTTGGCGGACTTGCATGGAATACATACCGCAGCGGAATACACAGGGATAAGCAGCTTGAAGAGGCCCGGGACCAGATCGAACGGCTCGGCAATGAGATTGTGGTCACTTCGGACAAGCTTCACGGGGCGCTTGAGGAAATAAGCCGCCATACGGAGGGCCTGCAGCAGACGGCAGATTATTCGCATGCCTATGAAGTGGACCTGCAGGTCCGGAGTAATGAGGCCAAGGCTAATATTGAGGGAGCCTTTGCGACGATGGGCGGCGTAGCTGAAGTGACTGCACAGATCAGCGGGCTGACGGAACGGCTGGGAGCCAGCATGGAGGATGCCAGCCGGGGAATGACGGATATGGTCGGCTCGCTCAGGAATACTGATGAGGTTATGGCCGAGCTGCAGGGGAGAAGCGGTGATATGCTGAATGAATTCAATATACTCAGCGGGCATATTGCCGTGGTGGAGGAGATCAACTCCCTGATTGTAGGGATTGTGAATGAGACCTCCCTGCTGGCGCTGAATGCTTCTATTGAAGCGGCGAGGGCCGGTGAACAGGGACGCGGATTTGAAGTGGTGGCTGCCCGGATCAGACAGCTGGCGGATCAGAGCAGGAGCTCGGTGGAACGCTCATCAGAGGTGCTGCTGGACATTAATAACGGCGTAAGACAGGTGCTGGAATCCGCAGCTAAAGAGCAGACAGCGGTATCCCAGGGTGTGCATGAGGTGGCTGCGGTGAAGCTCCGGCTCTCCGATGTGTCGGCAAGAATGGCAGAGGTCGGAACCGCCGTAGCTGACACGGTAGCTGCAGCCTCCAGACAAGGCGGGCTAATTGAAGCGGCTACCGGGGAATTAAAGGGTGCTGTCGGTATTGTTAACGAAACGATTGCCGGCGTGGATCTGACCCTTGAGCAGGTGATGCGGCAGCGGTCACAGATCGGCCAGCTTAATGAAATCAGCGCCAGCCTGCTGGGTGAGTCCCAGGCTCTGCAGCAGTCGGTAAGCCGGATTGCCGGGGAGAACACTGCAGCTGCAACCCTGAATACGGGCCGGCTGGAGGAGATGCAAGGAGTACTGCAGGAGCTTGCAGCCAGACAGGAGCTGTATGTGCCGGATTCGGCAAGCCACGGCAGCGTGCTCGCTGCCTGCATGAAGCGGGTGCCGGAGGTGCAGGCGATCTGGTCCAACCGGACGGACGGGACGTTCATATTCTCCGAGCCTGCAGCGGGGCTGATGAACGCGAAGCGCAGGGAGTGGTGGAGCGGAGCGATGACCGAAGGCGAATATGTCTCCTCGCCGTACGTTTCGGCTATTACCAAGCGCTCCTGCATCACCTTGTCGCGGGCGATTAAGAATAGCCGGGGGGAGACGGTTGGTGTAATCGGGATTGACCTTGCGGTATAA
- a CDS encoding LytR/AlgR family response regulator transcription factor — protein sequence MRAIIVEDEVLARQELAFLIGAHSSIRVAAEFEDGLDALKYLQTEEVDVIFLDINIPSIDGVLLAQNISRFSVKPYIVFITAYKEHAAEAFEIEAFDYILKPYSETRIKTMLHKLEGAFAARGRQGEEERVKLSDKVNLWKNEKIIVVDADEIYYASAQEKTTSVITKVEEYSMALSISEFHSRLPQDRFFRCHRSYLVNLSKIKEIIPWFNNTYLLRLRDLDAEVPVSRGRVKEFRQIMRL from the coding sequence ATGAGAGCGATAATTGTGGAGGATGAGGTGCTGGCCAGACAGGAGCTGGCTTTTCTGATTGGAGCGCATAGCAGCATCAGGGTTGCAGCCGAATTTGAGGACGGGCTGGATGCGCTGAAATATCTGCAGACGGAAGAGGTTGATGTGATTTTTCTGGATATTAACATTCCCTCGATTGATGGCGTGCTGCTGGCCCAGAATATCAGCAGGTTCTCCGTTAAGCCTTATATTGTATTTATTACCGCTTACAAGGAGCATGCCGCCGAGGCTTTTGAGATTGAGGCCTTTGACTATATTCTCAAGCCCTACAGCGAAACACGGATCAAGACGATGCTGCACAAGCTGGAGGGGGCATTTGCGGCGCGCGGGCGCCAAGGCGAAGAAGAGCGCGTCAAGCTCAGTGATAAGGTGAATCTGTGGAAAAATGAAAAGATCATCGTTGTCGATGCCGACGAGATCTATTATGCTTCGGCGCAGGAGAAAACGACGAGCGTAATCACTAAGGTTGAGGAATACAGTATGGCGCTCAGCATTAGCGAATTTCACAGCCGGCTGCCGCAGGACCGCTTTTTCCGCTGTCACCGCTCCTATTTGGTGAATCTGTCCAAGATCAAGGAAATCATCCCCTGGTTCAACAATACTTATCTGCTGCGGCTGCGTGATCTGGATGCTGAAGTGCCTGTAAGCCGCGGCAGGGTGAAGGAGTTCAGGCAGATCATGCGCCTCTAG
- a CDS encoding nucleotidyltransferase family protein — protein MPVTNEQDLLQAVKEDPWMMDILAAVNTLGLPDCWVCAGFVRSKVWDIQHGFSSRTPLADVDVIYYDPSDLREETEKLLEARLREIDSATPWSVKNQARMHTVNSLPPYTSSSDGMANFPETATALGLALTAQGDLLLAAPHGINDVIRLVVRPSPRFSSDPYLQEVYTQRISQKNWQAVWQQLQIIPATGG, from the coding sequence TTGCCGGTTACTAATGAACAGGATTTGCTCCAGGCTGTAAAAGAAGACCCGTGGATGATGGATATACTGGCTGCCGTGAACACCCTGGGTCTGCCGGACTGCTGGGTCTGCGCCGGATTTGTCCGCTCCAAGGTATGGGATATCCAGCACGGCTTCAGCAGCAGAACGCCGCTTGCCGATGTGGATGTTATCTATTACGATCCGTCTGATCTGCGGGAGGAGACGGAAAAGCTGCTGGAAGCCCGGCTGCGGGAGATAGACAGTGCCACTCCCTGGTCCGTGAAGAATCAGGCCAGAATGCATACTGTTAACAGCCTGCCGCCATACACTTCCTCTTCAGACGGAATGGCTAATTTTCCCGAGACGGCAACCGCACTGGGACTGGCCCTTACTGCGCAGGGGGATCTGCTTCTGGCAGCACCCCATGGAATCAACGATGTTATCCGTCTTGTAGTCAGGCCTTCTCCCCGGTTCAGCTCCGACCCGTATTTACAGGAGGTCTACACGCAGCGGATATCCCAAAAGAACTGGCAGGCAGTGTGGCAGCAGCTGCAGATTATTCCTGCAACGGGAGGTTAG